Proteins from one Streptomyces genisteinicus genomic window:
- a CDS encoding GuaB3 family IMP dehydrogenase-related protein, with translation MTEIEIGRGKRGRRAYAFDDIAVVPSRRTRDPKEVSIAWQIDAYRFDLPFLAAPMDSVVSPATAIRIGEMGGLGVLNLEGLWTRYEDPQPLLDEIAELDPETATRRLQEIYDAPIKEELIGQRIKEVRDSGVVTAAALSPQRTAQFSKAVVDAGVDIFVIRGTTVSAEHVSGAAEPLNLKQFIYELDVPVIVGGCATYTAALHLMRTGAAGVLVGFGGGAAHTTRNVLGIQVPMATAVADVAAARRDYMDESGGRYVHVIADGGVGWSGDLPKAIACGADSVMIGSPLARATDAPGRGRHWGMEAVHEDVPRGKLVDLGIVGTTEEVLTGPSHTPDGSMNFFGALRRAMATTGYSELKEFQRVEVTVADSQHRR, from the coding sequence GTGACTGAGATCGAGATCGGGCGCGGCAAGCGCGGCCGCCGGGCGTACGCGTTCGATGACATCGCCGTCGTACCGAGCCGGCGCACCCGGGACCCGAAGGAGGTCTCGATCGCCTGGCAGATCGACGCCTACCGCTTCGACCTCCCGTTCCTCGCGGCCCCGATGGACTCGGTCGTGTCCCCGGCGACCGCCATCCGCATCGGCGAGATGGGCGGTCTGGGCGTCCTGAACCTCGAAGGACTGTGGACCCGTTACGAGGACCCGCAGCCGCTGCTCGACGAGATCGCGGAGCTCGACCCGGAGACCGCCACGCGCCGTCTCCAGGAGATCTACGACGCCCCGATCAAGGAGGAGCTGATCGGGCAGCGCATCAAGGAGGTCCGCGACTCGGGCGTCGTGACCGCCGCCGCGCTCTCCCCGCAGCGCACCGCGCAGTTCTCCAAGGCGGTCGTGGACGCCGGTGTCGACATCTTCGTCATCCGCGGCACCACGGTCTCGGCCGAGCACGTCTCCGGCGCCGCCGAGCCGCTGAACCTCAAGCAGTTCATCTACGAGCTGGACGTCCCGGTCATCGTCGGCGGCTGTGCCACCTACACCGCGGCGCTGCACCTGATGCGTACCGGCGCGGCGGGCGTGCTGGTGGGCTTCGGCGGCGGCGCCGCCCACACCACCCGCAACGTGCTGGGCATCCAGGTCCCGATGGCGACCGCCGTCGCCGACGTGGCCGCGGCCCGCCGGGACTACATGGACGAGTCCGGCGGCCGGTACGTGCACGTCATCGCGGACGGCGGCGTGGGCTGGTCCGGCGACCTGCCCAAGGCCATCGCCTGCGGCGCGGACTCGGTGATGATCGGCTCTCCGCTCGCCCGCGCCACGGACGCGCCCGGCCGGGGCCGCCACTGGGGCATGGAGGCGGTCCACGAGGACGTGCCGCGCGGCAAGCTGGTCGACCTGGGCATCGTCGGCACCACCGAGGAGGTGCTGACCGGACCGTCGCACACCCCCGACGGCTCGATGAACTTCTTCGGCGCGCTGCGCCGCGCGATGGCGACCACGGGCTACAGCGAGCTCAAGGAGTTCCAGCGTGTCGAGGTGACCGTGGCGGACTCGCAGCACCGCCGCTGA
- a CDS encoding glycerol-3-phosphate dehydrogenase/oxidase, whose protein sequence is MRTATLGPGERAAALDSMAERELDVLVVGAGVVGAGTALDAATRGLSTGLVEARDWASGTSSRSSKLIHGGLRYLEMLDFALVREALKERGLLLERLAPHLVKPVPFLYPLQHKGWERWYAGSGVALYDAMSVSSGHGRGLPVHRHLSRRRALRVAPALKKDALVGALQYYDAQMDDARFVTTLVRTAASYGAQVASRARVVGFLREGERVVGARVLDVEGGGEYEIRARQVVNATGVWTDDTQALIGERGQFHVRASKGIHLVVPKDRIHSTTGLILRTEKSVLFVIPWGRHWIVGTTDTGWDLDKAHPAASSADIDYLLEHVNSVLAVPLTRDDVQGVYAGLRPLLAGESDATSKLSREHTVAHPVPGLVVVAGGKYTTYRVMAKDAVDEAVHALDQRVAACVTEDVPLLGAEGYRALWNARARIAARVGLHVVRVEHLLNRYGSMTEELLDLIAADPGLGEPVGGADDYLRAEIVYAASHEGARHLDDVLTRRTRISIETFDRGTRSARECAELMAPVLGWEKAHVEKEIEHYEKRVEAERESQRQPDDLTADAARLGAPEIVPL, encoded by the coding sequence GTGAGGACAGCGACACTGGGACCCGGGGAGCGCGCCGCGGCGCTCGACTCGATGGCCGAGCGCGAACTGGACGTGCTGGTGGTCGGCGCGGGGGTGGTCGGCGCCGGCACCGCCCTGGACGCGGCGACCAGAGGCCTGTCGACCGGGCTGGTCGAGGCGCGCGACTGGGCGTCGGGCACGTCGAGCCGTTCGAGCAAGCTGATCCACGGCGGCCTGCGCTATCTGGAGATGCTCGACTTCGCCCTCGTCAGAGAGGCGCTCAAGGAGCGCGGCCTGCTTCTGGAGCGGCTGGCCCCGCACCTCGTCAAGCCGGTGCCGTTCCTCTATCCCCTCCAGCACAAGGGCTGGGAGCGCTGGTACGCCGGGTCGGGTGTGGCGCTGTACGACGCCATGTCGGTCTCCTCGGGCCACGGACGCGGTCTGCCCGTGCACCGCCACCTCTCCCGGCGGCGCGCGCTGCGGGTGGCGCCCGCGCTGAAGAAGGACGCCCTGGTGGGCGCCCTCCAGTACTACGACGCGCAGATGGACGACGCCCGGTTCGTGACCACCCTGGTCCGCACCGCCGCCTCCTACGGTGCGCAGGTGGCCAGCAGGGCACGGGTCGTCGGGTTCCTCAGGGAGGGGGAGCGGGTCGTGGGGGCCCGGGTGCTCGACGTCGAGGGCGGCGGGGAGTACGAGATCCGCGCCCGCCAGGTGGTGAACGCCACGGGCGTGTGGACGGACGACACCCAGGCGCTGATCGGCGAGCGCGGCCAGTTCCACGTCCGCGCCTCCAAGGGCATCCACCTCGTGGTGCCGAAGGACCGCATCCACTCCACGACCGGGCTGATCCTGCGCACGGAGAAGTCCGTGCTCTTCGTCATCCCCTGGGGCCGGCACTGGATCGTCGGCACCACGGACACCGGCTGGGACCTCGACAAGGCCCACCCGGCCGCCTCCAGCGCCGACATCGACTACCTGCTGGAGCACGTCAATTCGGTCCTCGCGGTCCCTCTCACCCGTGACGACGTCCAGGGCGTGTACGCGGGGCTGCGGCCGCTCCTCGCCGGCGAGTCGGACGCCACCAGCAAGCTCTCGCGCGAGCACACGGTGGCCCACCCCGTACCGGGCCTCGTCGTGGTGGCCGGCGGCAAGTACACGACCTACCGGGTGATGGCCAAGGACGCGGTCGACGAGGCCGTGCACGCGCTCGACCAGCGGGTGGCGGCGTGCGTCACCGAGGACGTCCCGCTGCTCGGCGCCGAGGGCTACCGAGCCCTGTGGAACGCCCGGGCCAGGATCGCCGCCCGGGTGGGGCTCCATGTCGTGCGGGTCGAGCACCTGCTCAACCGCTACGGATCGATGACCGAGGAGCTGCTGGACCTGATCGCTGCGGACCCGGGGCTCGGCGAGCCGGTCGGCGGCGCGGACGACTACCTCCGCGCCGAGATCGTCTACGCGGCGTCCCACGAGGGCGCGCGCCACCTGGACGACGTCCTCACCCGCCGGACCCGGATCTCCATCGAGACCTTCGACCGCGGCACGCGTTCCGCGCGGGAGTGCGCGGAGCTGATGGCACCGGTGCTCGGCTGGGAGAAGGCGCACGTGGAGAAGGAGATCGAGCACTACGAGAAGCGGGTGGAGGCGGAGCGGGAGTCCCAGCGGCAGCCCGACGACCTCACGGCGGACGCCGCGCGCCTGGGCGCCCCGGAGATCGTGCCCCTCTGA
- a CDS encoding nucleotide sugar dehydrogenase → MPADLAVVGLGHLGLPLAQAAVAARIETIGYDPGGPHPAEPAAGITAAEIRRMLSAGFRTVDDPAELGRVRTAVVCAPTPPGPDGTPDLTALGDAARALASRLRPHTTVILESAVQPGTTEEFLRPLLEEGSGLRAGRDFHLAYSPSRTDPGNRDHGYANTPKVIGGLTPACTESAAAFYSRLTDKVVRARGLREAETVKVLETNFRHVNIALVNEMAVLCHGLGIDLWDVIRCAETKPFGFQAFRPGPGVGGHGVALDPGVLPPTGRTLRMVGLAQDINTRMPQYVIQRCATLLNEHGKSARGARVLLLGVTYKPDLADLQGSPAPEIARRLMDMGAAVSYHDPHVPDWRVGQVPVPRADSLYEAAARADLTVLLQHHRTYDLQGLAVKAQLLLDTRGATPAGAAHRL, encoded by the coding sequence ATGCCCGCTGATCTCGCCGTCGTCGGCCTCGGCCACCTCGGTCTGCCCCTCGCCCAGGCCGCCGTCGCCGCACGCATCGAGACCATCGGATACGACCCCGGCGGCCCGCACCCGGCCGAACCGGCGGCGGGCATCACCGCCGCGGAGATCCGCCGCATGCTCTCCGCCGGCTTCCGCACCGTCGACGATCCCGCGGAACTGGGCCGGGTGCGCACCGCGGTCGTCTGCGCGCCGACCCCGCCCGGCCCCGACGGCACGCCCGACCTCACCGCGCTCGGCGACGCCGCACGCGCCCTGGCGTCCCGGCTGCGCCCGCACACCACCGTCATCCTGGAGTCGGCGGTGCAGCCGGGGACCACCGAGGAGTTCCTGCGCCCGCTCCTGGAGGAGGGCTCCGGGCTGCGCGCCGGACGCGACTTCCACCTCGCCTACTCCCCCAGCCGCACCGACCCCGGCAACCGCGACCACGGCTACGCCAACACCCCCAAGGTGATCGGCGGCCTCACCCCCGCCTGCACCGAGTCCGCCGCCGCCTTCTACAGCCGCCTCACCGACAAGGTGGTGCGCGCGCGGGGGCTGCGGGAGGCGGAGACCGTCAAGGTCCTGGAGACCAACTTCCGGCACGTCAACATCGCCCTCGTCAACGAGATGGCCGTGCTCTGCCACGGCCTGGGCATCGACCTGTGGGACGTCATCCGCTGCGCCGAGACCAAGCCGTTCGGCTTCCAGGCGTTCCGCCCCGGCCCCGGCGTCGGCGGCCACGGCGTGGCGCTCGACCCGGGGGTCCTCCCTCCGACCGGCCGCACACTGCGCATGGTCGGCCTCGCCCAGGACATCAACACCCGGATGCCCCAGTACGTGATCCAGCGCTGCGCCACCCTCCTCAACGAGCACGGCAAGTCCGCGCGCGGAGCCCGCGTCCTGCTCCTCGGCGTCACCTACAAGCCCGACCTGGCCGACCTCCAGGGCTCCCCCGCCCCGGAGATCGCCCGGCGGCTGATGGACATGGGCGCCGCCGTCAGCTACCACGACCCGCACGTCCCGGACTGGCGCGTCGGCCAGGTGCCCGTGCCCCGCGCCGACTCCCTCTACGAGGCCGCCGCCCGCGCCGACCTGACCGTGCTCCTCCAGCACCACCGCACCTACGACCTCCAGGGACTCGCCGTGAAGGCCCAACTCCTGCTGGACACAAGGGGAGCGACGCCCGCGGGCGCGGCGCACCGGCTGTGA
- a CDS encoding WhiB family transcriptional regulator, which yields MADFSRLPGPNADLWDWQLLAACRGVDSSLFFHPEGERGAARSARENSAKEVCMRCPVRAECAAHALAVREPYGVWGGLTEDEREELMGRARHRLVPAASAGGTARG from the coding sequence ATGGCAGATTTCTCTCGCCTTCCCGGACCCAACGCCGATCTGTGGGACTGGCAGCTCCTCGCGGCATGCCGCGGGGTCGACAGCTCGCTCTTCTTCCACCCGGAGGGCGAACGCGGTGCAGCGCGCAGCGCGCGCGAGAACTCGGCGAAAGAGGTCTGCATGAGATGCCCGGTGCGGGCGGAGTGCGCGGCGCACGCGCTGGCCGTCCGTGAGCCGTACGGCGTCTGGGGCGGACTGACGGAGGACGAACGCGAGGAGCTCATGGGCCGTGCCCGCCACCGCCTGGTCCCCGCGGCGAGCGCGGGCGGCACGGCAAGGGGCTGA
- a CDS encoding IS30 family transposase: protein MRAAGVRRREAAGRAGVHERTAEDWDRGIRQIGHSRLHPDGRRIDYKTGVTTIGATSSELSLARVEAELHPRFLTVTEREVIADLRREGRSLRAIGRALGRPASTVKREIDARSVDGVYRPHRAQRAWARSRSRAKDSKLAQDGPLRRFVADKLQEQWSPEQICHALLIEFPDDESMRVSPETIYQAIYVQARGGLRREVALALRTGRTRRKPHRSPEQRTRRFVDEMVMISERPAGVEDRAVPGHWEGDLIVGSRSDSAIMTLVERSTRYVLLGHLPGGHTAEEVRDVLVPLIQTLPGHLRGSLTWDQGCEMAAHKQFTIATGVPVYFCDPHSPWQRGSNENTNGLLRQYFPKGTDLSVHSAEDLEHVAQRLNGRPRKTLGWRTPAERLRDLLTPT, encoded by the coding sequence CTGCGTGCGGCGGGAGTCCGGCGCCGTGAGGCCGCCGGGCGGGCTGGTGTCCATGAGCGCACCGCTGAGGACTGGGACCGCGGTATCCGGCAGATCGGCCACTCGCGCCTGCACCCCGACGGGCGCCGCATCGACTACAAGACCGGTGTGACCACCATCGGCGCCACCTCTTCGGAGTTGTCCCTCGCAAGGGTCGAGGCCGAGCTGCACCCACGGTTCCTCACGGTCACCGAGCGGGAGGTGATCGCCGATCTGCGCCGTGAGGGCCGGTCGCTGCGCGCGATCGGACGGGCACTGGGCCGACCGGCCTCCACGGTCAAGCGCGAGATCGACGCCCGGTCGGTCGACGGCGTCTACCGGCCGCACCGGGCCCAGCGAGCATGGGCGAGGAGCCGGTCACGCGCCAAGGACTCCAAGCTCGCCCAGGACGGCCCGCTCCGCCGGTTCGTCGCGGACAAGCTGCAGGAACAGTGGTCACCCGAGCAGATCTGCCACGCTCTGCTCATCGAGTTCCCCGACGACGAGAGCATGCGGGTGAGTCCGGAGACGATCTACCAGGCGATCTATGTCCAGGCCCGTGGCGGACTGCGACGCGAGGTCGCACTCGCGCTGCGCACCGGTCGCACCCGGCGCAAGCCTCACCGCAGCCCGGAGCAGCGCACCCGCCGGTTCGTTGACGAGATGGTGATGATCTCCGAGCGGCCTGCCGGGGTGGAGGACCGGGCGGTTCCCGGCCACTGGGAAGGCGATCTGATCGTCGGCTCCCGCAGCGACAGCGCGATCATGACCCTGGTCGAGCGCTCCACCCGTTATGTCCTGCTCGGGCATCTGCCCGGCGGGCATACCGCCGAGGAGGTCCGCGATGTGCTGGTGCCCTTGATCCAGACCCTGCCCGGGCACCTGCGCGGCTCGCTGACCTGGGATCAGGGCTGCGAGATGGCCGCCCACAAGCAGTTCACCATTGCCACGGGAGTGCCGGTCTACTTCTGCGACCCGCACTCACCCTGGCAACGCGGCTCGAACGAGAACACGAACGGCCTGTTGCGGCAGTACTTCCCCAAAGGAACCGACCTGTCCGTGCACAGCGCCGAAGACCTCGAACACGTCGCCCAGCGACTCAACGGCCGGCCACGCAAAACGCTCGGCTGGAGAACCCCAGCCGAGCGCCTGCGTGATCTACTGACGCCCACGTAG
- the guaB gene encoding IMP dehydrogenase, producing MTNVDGVPEKFATLGLTYDDVLLLPGASDMAPDQIDTSSYISKNVRVNIPLLSAAMDKVTESRMAIAMARQGGAGVLHRNLSIADQANQVDLVKRSESGMVTDPITVHPDATLADADRLCAKFRISGVPVTDAAGKLLGIVTNRDMAFESDRTRQVREVMTPMPLVTGKVGISGVDAMELLRRHKIEKLPLVDDGGILKGLITVKDFVKAEKYPNAAKDKEGRLLVGAAVGVAGDAFERAQALIEAGVDFIVVDTAHGHSRLVGDMVAKIKSNASGVDVIGGNIATRDGAQALIDAGVDGIKVGVGPGSICTTRVVAGIGVPQVTAIYEASLAAKAAGVPVIGDGGLQYSGDIAKALVAGADTVMLGSLLAGCEESPGELMFINGKQFKSYRGMGSLGAMQSRGDQRSFSKDRYFQEGVASDEKLVPEGIEGQVPYRGPLSAVVHQLVGGLRQSMFYVGGRTVPQLQENGRFVRITSAGLKESHPHDIQMTVEAPNYSRK from the coding sequence ATGACCAACGTCGACGGAGTGCCCGAGAAATTCGCGACACTCGGGCTGACCTACGACGATGTGCTGCTGCTGCCGGGTGCCTCCGACATGGCTCCCGACCAGATCGACACCTCCTCGTACATCTCGAAGAACGTGCGGGTGAACATCCCGCTGCTGTCCGCCGCCATGGACAAGGTCACCGAGTCGCGGATGGCCATCGCCATGGCCCGGCAGGGCGGCGCCGGCGTGCTGCACCGCAATCTCTCCATCGCCGACCAGGCCAACCAGGTCGACCTGGTCAAGCGCTCCGAGTCCGGCATGGTGACGGACCCGATCACGGTCCACCCGGACGCCACCCTCGCCGACGCGGACCGGCTCTGCGCCAAGTTCCGCATCAGCGGTGTGCCGGTCACCGACGCCGCGGGCAAGCTGCTCGGCATCGTCACCAACCGGGACATGGCCTTCGAGTCCGACCGCACGCGCCAGGTGCGCGAGGTCATGACGCCGATGCCGCTGGTCACCGGCAAGGTCGGCATCTCCGGCGTGGACGCCATGGAGCTGCTGCGCCGTCACAAGATCGAGAAGCTCCCGCTGGTCGACGACGGGGGCATCCTCAAGGGCCTGATCACGGTCAAGGACTTCGTCAAGGCCGAGAAGTACCCGAACGCGGCCAAGGACAAGGAGGGCCGCCTGCTCGTCGGCGCGGCCGTCGGAGTCGCGGGCGACGCCTTCGAGCGCGCCCAGGCGCTGATCGAGGCCGGCGTCGACTTCATCGTCGTGGACACCGCCCACGGCCACTCCCGGCTGGTCGGCGACATGGTCGCCAAGATCAAGTCGAACGCCTCGGGCGTCGACGTCATCGGCGGCAACATCGCCACCCGGGACGGCGCGCAGGCGCTGATCGACGCCGGTGTGGACGGCATCAAGGTGGGCGTCGGCCCCGGCTCCATCTGCACCACCCGGGTGGTCGCCGGCATCGGCGTCCCGCAGGTCACCGCGATCTACGAGGCCTCGCTCGCCGCGAAGGCCGCCGGGGTGCCGGTCATCGGCGACGGCGGCCTCCAGTACTCGGGCGACATCGCCAAGGCGCTGGTCGCCGGCGCGGACACCGTGATGCTCGGCTCGCTGCTCGCGGGCTGCGAGGAGTCCCCGGGCGAGCTGATGTTCATCAACGGCAAGCAGTTCAAGTCGTACCGCGGCATGGGCTCGCTCGGCGCGATGCAGTCCCGCGGCGACCAGCGCTCCTTCTCCAAGGACCGCTACTTCCAGGAGGGCGTCGCCTCCGACGAGAAGCTGGTGCCCGAGGGCATCGAGGGCCAGGTGCCGTACCGGGGGCCGCTCTCCGCCGTCGTCCACCAGCTGGTGGGCGGGCTGCGCCAGTCGATGTTCTACGTCGGCGGACGCACCGTGCCGCAGCTCCAGGAGAACGGGCGCTTCGTGCGGATCACCTCCGCGGGCCTCAAGGAGAGCCACCCGCACGACATCCAGATGACGGTCGAGGCGCCGAACTACAGCAGGAAGTAG
- a CDS encoding sigma-70 family RNA polymerase sigma factor, with protein sequence MRDDEATGAQGAIGALVHRAVDGDEQATHDLLAHVHPLALRFCRSRLNRLPGDARHFADDLAQEVCVAVLMALPRYRDTGRPFEAFVFAIASHKVADLQRAAMRHPGSTAVPSDEMPERPDDSLGPEERALLSDDAEWAKKLLANLPENQRELLVLRVAVGLTAEETGQMLGMSPGAVRVAQHRALSRLRALAEQ encoded by the coding sequence ATGCGTGACGACGAGGCGACGGGCGCCCAGGGGGCCATCGGTGCACTCGTCCACCGTGCCGTCGACGGCGACGAGCAGGCCACGCACGACCTGCTCGCGCACGTCCATCCGCTGGCCCTGCGCTTCTGCCGCTCGCGTCTCAACCGGCTGCCCGGCGACGCCCGCCACTTCGCGGACGACCTCGCGCAGGAGGTGTGCGTGGCGGTGCTGATGGCCCTGCCGCGCTACCGCGACACCGGTCGCCCCTTCGAGGCGTTCGTCTTCGCCATCGCCTCGCACAAGGTCGCCGACCTCCAGCGCGCCGCCATGCGGCACCCCGGCTCGACGGCGGTGCCGTCGGACGAGATGCCGGAGCGCCCGGACGACTCCCTCGGGCCCGAGGAGCGCGCGCTGCTCAGCGACGACGCGGAGTGGGCCAAGAAGCTCCTCGCCAACCTCCCGGAGAACCAGCGCGAGCTGCTGGTGCTGCGCGTGGCGGTCGGGCTCACCGCGGAGGAGACGGGGCAGATGCTGGGGATGTCGCCCGGCGCCGTCCGGGTCGCGCAGCACCGCGCGCTCAGTCGGCTGCGGGCGCTCGCCGAGCAGTGA
- a CDS encoding serine/threonine-protein kinase, translated as MSEAEQARGPQRNEAEGAGSAGRGEDSAGGERTSGTPDAGTPATGDAAATGKPSDGGAVTDAQDGAAAGGEAASAKRGADDAADGPDDAGSGKDMTSAQTGDAAPGDRARDAASGDAARGTTRDEAGDRARGGAASGTGTSTGDAPRDAAAEAAATGRKAEAGRDPRAGRAPAGAARDADAAPAASPAAPAAPRRTGSGASAAKPDERLLAGRYRLGGVLGRGGMGTVWRAVDETLGRTVAVKELRFPNAIDEDEKRRLITRTLREAKAIARIRNNSAVTVFDVVDEDDRPWIVMELVEGKSLAEVVREDGVLTPRRAAEVGLAILDVLRSAHREGILHRDVKPSNVLIGKDGRVVLTDFGIAQVEGDPSITSTGMLVGAPSYISPERARGHKPGPAADLWSLGGLLYASVEGSPPYDKGSAIATLTAVMTEPLDPPKNAGPLTDVIYGLLAKDPAQRLDDAGARAMLTRVVNAPAEDDAAEPEPSPEQTRVIALPPTPPAPPAAPRPSPATPKDPAAADRVRGALRSVRNAAAAAKAEPRSPGRADAARTASQEPGRRPAPVRASITDVVPRRTLVVIAVVAVLAVLSTVLVLSLGDDGETGAKGSGKAGDDRKASAGASQGGDEPANGGAGSGASPDSGQEPGQDGSGGTGQEPGADGGDGADDGSSGDDGGDGGGTGGATLPEGYAMVSNDRWHFTMAMPSDFRLTGIAGQNSGGKFSVDGGVPRVQVDFNDSPKDDAAAAWAAAVAAVSASSNGYKHIGIRKTEYNGYPTVADWEFQRKERGQVVRILNRGFKVDAKRGYSIMITCRADEWDGEECETLRRTAFATFSPKD; from the coding sequence ATGTCGGAGGCTGAGCAGGCGCGGGGGCCCCAGCGGAACGAGGCCGAGGGGGCCGGGTCCGCGGGCAGGGGTGAGGACTCCGCCGGCGGCGAGCGCACGTCCGGTACGCCGGACGCCGGCACCCCGGCCACGGGGGACGCGGCGGCCACGGGGAAGCCGTCGGACGGCGGCGCGGTGACGGACGCTCAGGACGGTGCCGCTGCCGGGGGCGAGGCCGCGAGCGCGAAGCGCGGCGCGGACGACGCCGCGGACGGCCCGGACGACGCCGGGTCCGGGAAGGACATGACGTCCGCTCAGACCGGTGACGCGGCACCCGGTGACCGGGCCCGCGACGCGGCTTCCGGTGACGCGGCTCGCGGCACGACCCGCGACGAGGCCGGTGACCGTGCCCGTGGCGGGGCGGCCTCGGGCACGGGCACGAGCACGGGCGACGCGCCCCGTGACGCCGCCGCCGAAGCCGCCGCGACGGGCCGGAAGGCGGAGGCGGGCCGCGACCCGCGGGCCGGCCGTGCCCCCGCCGGTGCCGCACGCGACGCGGACGCCGCCCCCGCAGCGTCCCCCGCCGCCCCGGCGGCTCCCCGCCGGACCGGTTCCGGGGCGTCGGCCGCCAAGCCCGACGAACGGCTGCTCGCCGGGCGGTACCGGCTCGGCGGCGTCCTCGGGCGCGGTGGCATGGGCACCGTGTGGCGGGCGGTCGACGAGACCCTCGGCCGCACCGTCGCCGTCAAGGAGCTCCGCTTCCCGAACGCCATCGACGAGGACGAGAAGCGCCGCCTCATCACCCGGACGCTCCGCGAGGCGAAGGCCATCGCGCGCATCCGCAACAACAGCGCGGTCACCGTCTTCGACGTCGTCGACGAGGACGACCGGCCCTGGATCGTCATGGAGCTCGTGGAGGGCAAGTCCCTCGCCGAGGTCGTGCGCGAGGACGGGGTGCTGACGCCCCGTCGTGCCGCCGAGGTCGGTCTCGCCATCCTGGACGTGCTGCGTTCCGCGCACCGCGAGGGCATCCTCCACCGCGACGTGAAGCCGTCCAACGTCCTGATCGGCAAGGACGGCCGGGTCGTCCTCACCGACTTCGGCATCGCCCAGGTCGAGGGCGACCCGTCGATCACCTCGACCGGCATGCTCGTCGGCGCGCCCTCGTACATCTCGCCCGAACGCGCCCGCGGCCACAAGCCCGGCCCCGCCGCCGACCTCTGGTCGCTGGGCGGACTGCTCTACGCGAGCGTCGAGGGCAGCCCGCCGTACGACAAGGGGTCGGCGATCGCGACGCTGACCGCCGTCATGACCGAACCGCTGGATCCCCCGAAGAACGCGGGGCCGCTCACCGACGTCATCTACGGCCTGCTCGCCAAGGATCCCGCCCAGCGCCTCGACGACGCGGGCGCCCGCGCCATGCTCACCCGCGTCGTCAACGCGCCCGCCGAGGACGACGCGGCGGAGCCCGAGCCCTCGCCGGAGCAGACCCGCGTCATCGCCCTGCCGCCCACGCCGCCCGCACCGCCCGCGGCGCCCCGGCCCTCGCCGGCCACGCCGAAGGATCCGGCGGCGGCCGACCGGGTGCGCGGAGCGCTCCGCTCGGTGCGCAACGCGGCCGCGGCCGCCAAGGCGGAGCCGCGTTCCCCCGGCCGCGCGGACGCCGCGCGGACCGCCTCCCAGGAGCCGGGCCGGCGTCCCGCGCCCGTGCGGGCGTCGATCACCGACGTGGTGCCCCGCCGGACGCTGGTCGTCATCGCCGTCGTCGCCGTGCTCGCGGTGCTGTCCACCGTCCTCGTCCTCTCCCTCGGCGACGACGGGGAGACGGGTGCCAAGGGCAGCGGCAAGGCCGGCGACGACCGGAAGGCCTCGGCCGGCGCCTCCCAGGGCGGCGACGAGCCGGCGAACGGCGGCGCCGGCAGCGGCGCGAGCCCGGACAGCGGACAGGAGCCCGGCCAGGACGGCAGCGGCGGCACCGGCCAGGAGCCCGGCGCTGACGGCGGCGACGGCGCCGACGACGGCTCGTCCGGTGACGACGGCGGCGACGGCGGCGGGACCGGCGGGGCCACGCTCCCCGAGGGGTACGCGATGGTCTCCAACGACCGCTGGCACTTCACCATGGCCATGCCCTCGGACTTCCGCCTCACCGGCATCGCGGGCCAGAACTCGGGCGGCAAGTTCAGCGTCGACGGCGGAGTGCCCCGCGTCCAGGTCGACTTCAACGACAGCCCGAAGGACGACGCCGCCGCCGCGTGGGCCGCGGCCGTCGCCGCGGTGAGCGCGAGCAGCAACGGGTACAAGCACATCGGGATACGGAAGACCGAGTACAACGGCTATCCGACCGTCGCCGACTGGGAGTTCCAGCGCAAGGAGCGAGGCCAGGTGGTCCGCATCCTGAACAGGGGATTCAAGGTCGACGCCAAGCGCGGCTACTCGATCATGATCACCTGCAGGGCCGACGAGTGGGACGGCGAGGAGTGCGAGACCCTGCGGCGCACGGCGTTCGCGACGTTCAGCCCCAAGGACTGA
- a CDS encoding response regulator transcription factor, which translates to MTSVLVCDDSPLAREALRRAVATVPGVERVTTAANGEEVLRRWGADRSDLILMDVRMPGLGGVETVRRLLSADPGARIIMLTVAEDLDGVALAVAAGARGYLHKDASRAELRATVTQALADPTWRLAPRRLRSAEMGAAPTLTAREIQVLEGMSHGRSNAEIGRELFLSEDTVKTHARRLFKKLGASDRAHAVALGFRWGLVR; encoded by the coding sequence ATGACTTCCGTCCTCGTCTGCGACGACTCCCCGCTCGCCCGAGAAGCGCTGCGCCGCGCGGTCGCGACCGTGCCCGGTGTCGAACGCGTGACGACCGCGGCCAACGGGGAGGAAGTCCTCCGCCGCTGGGGCGCGGATCGCTCGGACCTCATTCTCATGGACGTGCGCATGCCCGGTCTGGGCGGCGTCGAGACCGTGCGCCGGCTGCTGTCGGCCGACCCCGGTGCGCGGATCATCATGCTGACCGTCGCCGAGGACCTGGACGGCGTCGCGCTGGCGGTCGCCGCGGGGGCCCGCGGCTATCTGCACAAGGACGCCTCGCGGGCCGAGCTCCGCGCGACCGTCACCCAGGCGCTCGCCGACCCGACGTGGCGGCTCGCCCCGCGCCGGCTGCGCTCGGCCGAGATGGGGGCGGCGCCCACGCTCACGGCGCGCGAGATCCAGGTGCTGGAGGGCATGAGCCACGGCCGGTCCAACGCGGAGATCGGGCGTGAGCTCTTCCTCTCCGAGGACACGGTGAAGACGCACGCCAGGAGGCTCTTCAAGAAGCTCGGCGCCTCGGACCGGGCGCACGCGGTGGCCCTCGGATTCCGCTGGGGCCTGGTTCGCTGA